One genomic window of Candidatus Desulfatibia profunda includes the following:
- a CDS encoding type II toxin-antitoxin system prevent-host-death family antitoxin, which yields MKFLSVRDLKTKSSQVWKELSDQKEMVITSNGRPIAVISSITENNLEQVLSAFRQARAMQAVTSIQYESVRKGTDNITMDEIDYEIKSVRSKRKR from the coding sequence ATGAAATTTTTAAGTGTTAGAGATCTTAAAACAAAGTCATCACAGGTTTGGAAAGAACTTTCCGATCAAAAGGAAATGGTCATTACCAGCAATGGCAGGCCCATTGCTGTCATTTCATCGATAACCGAAAACAACCTTGAGCAAGTTTTATCAGCATTTCGCCAAGCGCGAGCAATGCAGGCAGTGACTTCCATTCAGTATGAATCCGTACGCAAAGGGACTGATAATATTACTATGGATGAAATTGACTATGAAATAAAATCGGTTCGATCTAAGCGTAAAAGATGA
- a CDS encoding putative toxin-antitoxin system toxin component, PIN family — protein sequence MKIVLDTNVLVSGLLTPFGSSGEIVRMVSAGILILQFDSRILLEYQEVLYRPKFQFNKEHIDTLLAYVKQNGQVIPASPLKKRLPDPDDEPFLEIAIAGRAACLITGNKSHFPRKSRQGMKILSPSEFIDFYRKYNEDTEHPHSP from the coding sequence ATGAAAATTGTACTGGATACAAATGTTCTTGTCTCCGGCCTTCTCACACCATTCGGGTCAAGCGGTGAAATAGTCCGCATGGTTTCGGCAGGCATTCTTATTTTGCAGTTTGATTCGCGGATACTATTGGAGTACCAAGAAGTCCTTTATCGGCCTAAATTTCAATTCAATAAGGAACATATCGATACCCTTCTTGCCTATGTAAAACAGAATGGCCAAGTTATTCCTGCCAGTCCATTGAAGAAACGCCTACCTGATCCGGATGATGAACCATTTCTTGAAATTGCCATTGCGGGAAGGGCTGCATGCTTAATTACCGGAAACAAATCTCATTTTCCACGAAAATCTCGGCAGGGAATGAAAATTTTATCACCTTCTGAATTCATTGATTTTTATAGAAAATACAATGAAGACACAGAACATCCGCATTCACCCTGA